In Amycolatopsis endophytica, the following are encoded in one genomic region:
- a CDS encoding ABC transporter permease, whose translation MTTHARAERETLGEFFLRAPAIGPALALVVAVVVFSLSTSTFLELDNLSLVVEQSLVVGTLALGQTLIILTAGIDLSNAAAMVLATLLMAKLLTGGVPGIFALVLGVLVTALLGLVTGSLVTRIKLPPFIVTLGLFTILTAVGKLVASGQAVPIAPDSLLAWLGTRRYLFGGIPVTYGMTLALVMYLVLWYSLTRTAWGKHVYAVGNAPEAARLSGIKVNRTVVSVYLVAGLIFGIAAWQALGRVPNADPNAYQLGNLDSITAVVLGGTSLFGGRGSVFGTMMGALIVTVLRSGLTQLGVDSLYQDVATGALVIAAVAVDRLARRQK comes from the coding sequence ATGACCACTCATGCCCGTGCCGAGCGCGAAACGCTCGGTGAGTTCTTCCTCCGCGCCCCGGCGATCGGGCCCGCGCTCGCGCTCGTCGTCGCTGTCGTCGTGTTCTCCTTGTCCACCAGCACTTTCCTCGAACTGGACAACCTGTCGCTGGTCGTCGAGCAGTCGCTGGTGGTCGGCACGCTCGCGCTCGGTCAGACGCTGATCATCCTCACCGCGGGCATCGACCTGTCCAACGCGGCGGCGATGGTGCTGGCGACGCTGCTGATGGCGAAACTGCTGACCGGCGGGGTACCGGGGATCTTCGCGCTCGTCCTCGGCGTGCTGGTGACGGCGCTGCTCGGGCTGGTCACCGGCTCACTGGTGACGCGGATCAAGCTGCCGCCGTTCATCGTCACGCTCGGCCTGTTCACGATTCTCACCGCGGTGGGAAAGCTCGTCGCCAGCGGGCAGGCCGTGCCGATCGCGCCGGACTCGCTGCTGGCGTGGCTGGGCACGCGGCGCTACCTGTTCGGCGGCATCCCGGTCACCTACGGCATGACGCTGGCGCTGGTGATGTACCTGGTGCTCTGGTACTCGCTGACCAGGACCGCCTGGGGCAAGCACGTCTACGCGGTCGGCAACGCCCCCGAAGCCGCGCGGCTGTCCGGCATCAAGGTCAACCGCACGGTGGTGTCGGTGTACCTGGTGGCGGGGCTGATCTTCGGTATCGCGGCGTGGCAGGCGCTGGGCCGCGTGCCCAACGCCGATCCGAACGCCTACCAGCTCGGCAACCTCGACTCGATCACCGCGGTCGTGCTCGGCGGCACCAGCCTGTTCGGCGGCCGCGGGTCGGTGTTCGGGACGATGATGGGTGCGCTGATCGTGACGGTGCTGCGCTCGGGGCTGACCCAGCTCGGCGTCGACTCGCTCTACCAGGACGTCGCCACCGGTGCACTGGTGATCGCCGCGGTGGCCGTGGACCGGCTGGCCAGGAGGCAGAAATGA
- a CDS encoding substrate-binding domain-containing protein, with translation MRHRSLLCLVTAGLLAVSGCTVERHWGGSSAPAGSGQAKVGLVTKTETNPYFVELRNAASAAAQAQGAGFMALAGQFDGDNDGQVRAIENMVQQGVTTIMITPNSSTGVLAAIERARQAGVLVIALDTATEPESAVDATYATDNVAAGRQQGAYVKAALGGAAPKVIMIDGTAGSTVDTYRHNGFLEGIGLADGDPAIVGRDNANGDQSIAQQKMENLLQRTTDLNAVYTMNEPTARGAYAALQARGLQLVMGSIDGGCQGVQNVRDGQYDATVMQFPRKMAEQGVTAAVQYAKTGQKPSGFIDTGSVVITDRPMPGVPSQDTAWGLRNCWGTT, from the coding sequence GTGAGACACCGGAGTCTCCTGTGCCTCGTCACGGCCGGCTTGCTGGCCGTCAGCGGGTGCACCGTCGAACGCCACTGGGGCGGGAGCTCGGCCCCCGCGGGCAGCGGCCAGGCGAAGGTCGGCCTGGTGACGAAAACCGAGACCAACCCGTACTTCGTGGAGCTGCGCAACGCGGCGAGTGCCGCCGCGCAGGCACAGGGCGCCGGGTTCATGGCGCTGGCCGGTCAGTTCGACGGCGACAACGACGGCCAGGTCCGGGCCATCGAAAACATGGTCCAGCAGGGCGTCACCACCATCATGATCACGCCGAACTCCTCCACCGGCGTGCTCGCCGCGATCGAGCGCGCCCGTCAGGCCGGCGTCCTGGTGATCGCGCTGGACACCGCGACCGAACCCGAGAGCGCGGTCGACGCCACCTACGCCACGGACAACGTCGCGGCCGGGCGTCAGCAGGGCGCCTACGTCAAGGCCGCGCTCGGCGGCGCCGCCCCGAAGGTGATCATGATCGACGGCACCGCGGGCAGCACCGTGGACACCTACCGGCACAACGGCTTCCTCGAAGGCATCGGGCTGGCGGACGGCGATCCGGCGATCGTCGGGCGCGACAACGCCAACGGCGACCAGTCCATCGCCCAGCAGAAGATGGAGAACCTGCTCCAGCGCACCACCGACCTCAACGCCGTCTACACGATGAACGAGCCGACCGCGCGCGGCGCGTATGCCGCGCTGCAGGCCCGCGGGCTTCAGCTGGTGATGGGCTCGATCGACGGCGGCTGCCAGGGCGTGCAGAACGTGCGTGACGGCCAGTACGACGCCACCGTCATGCAGTTCCCGCGCAAGATGGCCGAGCAGGGCGTCACCGCGGCGGTCCAGTACGCGAAGACCGGGCAGAAGCCGAGCGGGTTCATCGACACCGGTTCCGTCGTGATCACCGACCGGCCGATGCCCGGCGTGCCGAGCCAGGACACCGCGTGGGGCCTGCGGAACTGCTGGGGGACCACATGA